DNA from Daucus carota subsp. sativus chromosome 1, DH1 v3.0, whole genome shotgun sequence:
ATTTCGACCACgagaagatgatgaagaggtTCTTGGTCCTGAAATCCCATATCTGGGAGCAATTGGTGCACTTATGTATCTTGCGAATAATACAAGGCCAGATATTGCCTTTGCTGTGAatctattggctagatttagcTCTGCTCCGATGGCTAGACATTGGAATGGGATCAAACATATATTTTGTTATCTTCGTGGAACAATTgattttgggttattctttCCGGAAAACTCGACATCTCAATTGATTGGATATGCAGACGCTGGATATTTGTCAGATCCACATTTTGGCAAATCACAAACTGGATATGTATTCACATATTGTGGTACAGCCATTTCCTGGAAATCCACGAAGCAAACTACAGTAGCAACCTCAACAAATCACTCGGAACTAATTGCAATTCATGAAGCTAGTAGAGAATGTGTTTGGTTGCGATCTATTATCAAGAACATTCAAGAATCATGTGGATTGCCGGACATCACGAGAAATCCTACTGTTATGTTTGAGGATAACACTGCATGCATTGATCAACTCAAAAAGGGATATATCAAAGGAGACAGGACGAAACACATTTCACCAAAATTCTTCTATACTCATGAGCTTCAAAAGAATGGTGAAATTGATGTACAACAAATTCAATCATGTGACAACCTTGCAGACTTATTCACAAAATCGTTACCGAATTCAACATTTGCAAAGCTACGACGTAACATTGGAATGCGTCGACTCAAGGATATGTTGCAGCAAAACTTCAGTGATTGATGTTTTCATACAAGGGGAgattgtactctttttccttcgtcAAAGTTTTTATCCCACTGGGTTTTTCTTTGacaaggttttaacgaggcagtcTATGATCCATGCTATCATGACAATCAAAGGGGAGTGTTGTAAGTTGCTTGTCAGATACATGTATTCAAAGGTTAAATAGTAAGGCTAGGCTTAGACTTGGAAATTTTACATTGCATTAAATTTTCTTGTTCCTTGTTTTGGCTATAAATAGCCTTCTTCGGATTGAAGCAAAATGCACCTCAAGCAGCTTGTTTTCTTTACTGCtttgtttttatttctctgCTCTCTACCTCCATAGTTAGTGTTTATAATTGCCAGTATTTTACAACACTAAAAGAATTATAGAAAGCATCTACTGGACCAAAACCAAGCCATTGTACAACCAATTTCTCATAACTGTGAATGCCTCATCGGCATCTGCATCTTCTTCTGCAGACTGAGGTCGATGAGCAAAGCCATGACCTCTTCCCTTGTAAATTACCACTTTAGATCCTTCGACAATGTTCTTCTCAATTTCTTGCAAGCCACTGACCGGACAGAGTGGGTCATTGTCACCGGCAATAAACAGAACTGGTACCTTGACACTTGCAGCCACATTGGGATCAATTCGCGTGCCATAGAATGAGACCCCAATTCCAAAACAAGCACCCTGATCTCGTGCTAACACATCAAGAACTCGACCTCCTCCGAAGCAAAATCCCAGGACACCAAGCTTCTTTGAGATTCCTGCAGCTACAAATTCATCAACCATCCATCTAATCCATGTATCTATGTCCTTAGCAACCCTTTCAGGGGACTGATTAGCAAGCCATGGTTCAA
Protein-coding regions in this window:
- the LOC108201740 gene encoding uncharacterized protein LOC108201740 isoform X2, with the protein product MEDTLNDEACELVNGVELSLGEGTDSINAYLCTAVKNNNGTGVLLLSDIFGFEDSATRDFAYRVACNGYNVLVPDLFRGDPWEKGRPQTSFEPWLANQSPERVAKDIDTWIRWMVDEFVAAGISKKLGVLGFCFGGGRVLDVLARDQGACFGIGVSFYGTRIDPNVAASVKVPVLFIAGDNDPLCPVSGLQEIEKNIVEGSKVVIYKGRGHGFAHRPQSAEEDADADEAFTVMRNWLYNGLVLVQ
- the LOC108201740 gene encoding uncharacterized protein LOC108201740 isoform X1, whose protein sequence is MSKMGLLHGTSTALICSCFSLKPPLLFSSTSALTIYNISVLNSQRLSLSFVKDGGCKVSCSKVKMEDTLNDEACELVNGVELSLGEGTDSINAYLCTAVKNNNGTGVLLLSDIFGFEDSATRDFAYRVACNGYNVLVPDLFRGDPWEKGRPQTSFEPWLANQSPERVAKDIDTWIRWMVDEFVAAGISKKLGVLGFCFGGGRVLDVLARDQGACFGIGVSFYGTRIDPNVAASVKVPVLFIAGDNDPLCPVSGLQEIEKNIVEGSKVVIYKGRGHGFAHRPQSAEEDADADEAFTVMRNWLYNGLVLVQ